Sequence from the Gemmatimonadaceae bacterium genome:
GGCGCAGTGATTCCATCGAACATGGATTGCTCGGACTTCGCGTCCGTACTTTCGTTGACCCTGCTCGATTCGCGTCTCAGCAGGTCCCAGACGACGCCCTTTCTCTGAAGAGTCCCGAATCCCTGCGACTTGTGCTGCGAGCGGCTCTCCCCTGCGATCTCGGCGTATGATTTCCCGAGCGCCGGATTGAACTCGCCTACGTTGAAACGGATCGTCGCTCCCTCGGGCGCGAATCGGGCGAACCGATAGATCTTGAGTGGCGTCCAGGCTGGACCGAATATGCGCACGGGATACCTCACCGTGTCGGCCGCCGCGCTCTCGTACGCTTCCTTCGCCAGAATCGCCGACACCTGGTGCTGCCCGTGGCCGTCGCGCGGGGTTCCCGAGAATACCGCCATGATCACGTGCGGCCTGAACGCGCGCACGACCTTCACGACGTCATTCAGCAGCGAGTCCTTCGGCCAGTGCGTGAAAGTTTCGGCCGCGCTCTTCGAGAAGCCGAAATCGTAGGCACGTGTGAAAAACTGATGCGCTCCATCCACTCGCCGCGCCGCGAGAAGTTCCTCGGTGCGGATGATTCCGAGCGCCTCTCCGAGCTCGTTACCGATGAGATTCTGACCCCCGTCACCGCGAGTCAGCGAGAGATAGGCCGTCTCCGCCCGGCCGCTTCGCTGCAGCCATGCGATGAGCTGCGTATCCTCGTCATCGGGATGCGCACCGATGACCAGCACGCGCCGCCAGTCGCTGGGCGCGCAGTGATAGCACTGCAAAGACACAGCGCCGCTTCCCTGTCCCGATAGAAATCGCGGCGCTCCAACCATCATCACTGCCACAAGAGCAAGTACGGCTCGCTTCATGAACTCCATCTGGTTTGGGGATTACTGCCGGCTGCTAACGGCTCGCGATTGCACTCCGGCGCCTCCCGCCAGCTGGTGCCTCCATCGGAGCAACCACTTCGGACACGATCCGCTCCTGCTCCGCCTTGTGCGCCAAGGAGTATCCCTCCGCCGGGCTCGCGCGCTCGGGTCGCCCGATGTAGCGCACGATCACCGCGTTGCCCGTGGATACGCGAAGACGCGGCGATACGTACGTCCAGGCGCCCATGTTCTTCGGCTCCTCCTGCGCCCACACCACTTCCGCTGCGGCGGGATACAGATCCACGATCTTCGCCACCTCGTCGTGCGGCCATGGATAGAGCTGCTCCACCCGAACGAGCGCGACGTGAGGAGCACGCTTCACAACCAGGTCGTAGTAGATCTTTCCCGTGCAGAACACGAGACGTTTCACCTGCTCGCGATGACCCGACACGGCCGCATCATCGATCACCGTCTGGAAACCGCCGTCGGCCAGATCGCCCAGTCGCGATGCCGCTTCGGGCAGCCGCAGCAGACTCTTCGGCTGCATCAGCACGAGCGGACGACGCCGGCTCTCCGACATCTGCCTCCGCAGAATGTGATAGTACTGCGCCGGAGTGGACGGATACGCGACGAACATGTTGTTCTCGGCGCACAACTGCAGGAACCGCTCGAGACGTGCGCTCGAGTGCTCCGGACCCTGCCCCTCGTAACCGTGCGGCAGCAGCAGCACCAGCGACGAATCCTGTCCCCACTTGGCCCGATCGGACACAATGAACTGGTCAATGATCGGCTGCGCCACGTTCACGAAGTCGCCGAATTGCGCTTCCCACAGTACCAGCGCGTTCCGCGTCGCCATGCTAAACCCGTACTCGAAGCCCAGCACCGCCGTCTCCGACAACGGGCTGTTGTAGATCTCGAACCGGCCGCGCGCCTCGGGCAGATGCTGAAGCGGCGTATAGGTCTCGCCCGTCTCGGCATCATGCAGAACTGCCTGCCGGTGCGAGAACGTTCCGCGCTCCACATCCTGACCCGACATGCGCACAGAAGTGCCTTGGACGAGCAGCGACGCGAACGCCAGCGCTTCCGCGTGCCCCCAGTCTATTCCACCTGCTTCGCCAACGGCGTCACGCCGCCGCCGAAGCGTCTTCGCGAGCTTGCTGTTCGGCTTGAATGTCTGTGGCCATATGAGAAGCTGCTCGTTCATCGCCACGAGCTGCTCGCTGCGCAGGGCGGTCTTCGCACCTTCGGCGGCATCGGCCGGCTTCACTACCTCGCCCGGCAACGTGATCTCGCCATCGCCCGCCGACGCACCCCTCTGAATCTTCTCGAACGACGCTGCGATCTCGGCATCGAGAGACTTCACCTCAGCGGCCGTGACGAGCCCTTCCTCGACCAGCTTCTGTCCCCACACTTCGCGCGGCGAAGGATGCGACTTGATCTGCGCGTACATCGCCGGCTGAGTGAACGCCGGCTCGTCCGTCTCGTTGTGCCCGTGACGGCGATAGCCGACGAGATCCACGAGGAAGTCCTTGCCGAACTTCGCGCGATACTCGACGCCAAGCTGCATCACGCGCACGCACGTGTTCGCATCCTCAGCGTTCACATGCACGATCGGCACCTCAAATCCCTTCGCCAGATCGCTGGCGTAGTACGTCGAGCGCGCGTCTATCGGATCGGTCGTGAACCCCACCTGGTTGTTCGTGATGATGTGCAGCGTGCCGCCCACGCGATACCCGCGCAGCCGCGACATGTTGAACGTTTCGGCGACCACTCCTTCGCCCGGGAACGCGGTGTCGCCGTGAATCATCACCGGCACTGCCGAGGACTCATCACGCTCGCCATCTGACGCAAGCAGTGTCTGCCGCGCGCGCGCCACGCCCTGGAGCACCGGGTTGGCGAACTCGAGGTGACTCGGATTCGGGGCCAGAGAGATAGTCACTTCCCCATCACCCACCTTCCGCTTCGCCGTGAAGCCGAGGTGGTATTTGACGTCGCCCGTCTCACTCTCCGCATTTGTCGCGGCGTGCCTCCCCTCGAACTCTCCGAAAATCGTCTTGTATGGCTTCTGAAGAACGTGCGCGAGAACGTTGATGCGGCCGCGATGCGCCATCGCGATGCCAACCTCGCTCGCACCAGCGGCTGCCGCCGACTCGATCGCCGTATCGAGCATCGGCACGAGCATGTCCGTGCCTTCAATCGAGAACCGTTTGTAGCCCTGATAAACCCTGCCGAGGAACCGCTCGAGACCATCTACTTCGGTGAGGCGGCGAAGAATCGCTTTCTTCTCGTCGGCGCTCAGCGGCTGGTGCAGCCGACCGCTCTCGATCTGCTCTCTCAGCCATTCCCGCTCGCCGGCTTCACCAAGGTGATCGAACTCGAATCCGATATCGCCCGAGTAGAGCGATCTCAGGCGATTCACGAAATCCGCGGCCGTCGGCTCGCTCGCCCGCAGCGCCTCGCCAGGAATCGTCTGCAGATCGGCCTCGGTGAGACCGTGGAATTCCGGCGTCAGCTCAGGGGTACCGCGGGGCCTGTCGCCCAGTGGATCTATCTGCGCAGCAAGATGACCGTAGGCCCGGATGGAGTCGGTGAGCGATGCGGCTCCCGCAACCTTCCTGAGTAGATCGCCGTCAACTTTGACGGCAGCCGCTCCCGGCGCGCCTCCCGCTGCCGAAGTCGCTCCACCAAGCTGCTCGGCGAAACGGAAGAACTGGCGCCACGACTCTTCGACCGAAGACGGATCGCGCTGATAGGACTCGTAGGTCTCGGCGATGTAGCCGTCGTTGAAGACGCTCGTGATCGGATCGCTCGACATCACCCTAATTTAACGCCCCACCACAGAGGGGCGAGAAGCTGGTTTCCGGGCGCTCAGGCATGCGCTGCGCGTGTACCGGAAGGCGAGATCTTACGGCGCCTCGAGATCAACTCGTCGCGCTCCCACGCGGGTAACGGGTAACGGGTAACGGGTAACGGGTAACGGGTAACGGGTAACGGGTAGCGGGTAACGGGTAAGCGCGTCCCGCTGTGTGGACGATTCTCCGGGACAGCTGGACACCCTCTGAACCGCCTTTTCTAGCTGGCAAATATTTGTGATAAACAATTGACTGCCGGATTGGCGGGCAAAAGAAAACCCCCGCACAGAAAGGTACGGGGGTCTCCCACTGCTGGATTCCGGTCTTAGCGCTTCGTGATGTCCACGTTGTTGCCGATCACGCCGCCGAGCACCGCGCCCGCGACGCCGCCGACCACGGCACCCTTGAGCTTGTCCCGGCTCGTCACCGCGCCGATCGCCGCACCAGTCACCGCACCAATGGCCGCGTCACGCTGGGTGTGCTTTATACGGGTCGTCCTACGCGCCGTGGAAGAGGTCCCCGAGCTCGTCGAACTGCGGTAAACCGGGCGATCGCGGTACACTACCCGCTCACGAACCGGCTGGCTGTAGACAGGCGAGCCGTTGGGCGCATAACCCACCGGGGCCAGACCCTGCGCCGCATAAGCCCGCTCCATCGCCGAGATGCTGTCCATTGCCGTATACGGCCGCGCCTGTGCAGCCAGCGTGAGGTCAGCATTCAGGGCGTCATCCACCTTCCTGCTATCGTCAGGCCGACAAGCCGTTACCGCCAGAATGGCCGCCGGGACCAGTATCAGCGCTTTGAGATGCTTCATTTATTTCCTCCCGAATGACGGCCGCACCACGCGACCAGATACCATCATAAGGCAGGGTCTATGCCACCCTGACCCCTTCGGAGGACTTGCCCCCGGATCCGTTTGGGGCGTCATTTTCCGGCCCTTTGACCCGCATCTCCTGGCCCGCCGGTGGCCCGCCGAATTCGTCCGAATCGTACACCAAGGGCTGGCTTTCTGCCGGAAGCAGCAGAGTGAACACGCTTCCCACCCTCGGGGTCGATTCGACATCGAGCGATCCATCGAGCAGCGTCGCCAACCGGCGCGAGATCGGAAGTCCGAGCCCGGTTCCAAGCTGTTGCGTCAGCGACACCTGCACGAACTCCTCGAAGATGCGAGACTGATCCCCTTTCGAAATCCCCTCACCGTGATCTGTGACGGCGATGCACACGCCTCCGTCCTCGGTGCGATTGCAGCTCACCTTGATCGGCTTCTGCATCCCGAACTTGATCGCGTTGGACAGGAGATTCAGGAGTATCTGCCGCACGCGCCGTGGATCCGTCACCACCGTCAACGGCTCGTTCGGGTTCTCGAACGACAGTCTCGTGCCATGCTCGTCGGCCAGCGGGCGCACAGTCACGAACAGATCCTCTATGAGATTGGGGATGTTCACCTGCTGCAGCGACAACTCGATCTTCCCTGCCTCGATCTTCGACAGGTCGAGAACGTCGTTGACGAGCTCGAGCAGATGGCGGGCGGCACGCAGCGTTCGCTCGAGCCCCTCACGCTGCTTCACGTTCAGCGGTCCGTAGATGTTGTCGATCATCAGCGTGCTGTAGCCGATGACCGCGTTGATCGGCGTGCGAAGCTCGTGGCTCATTGACGCGTAGAAGCGATTCCTCACTCCCATTGCCTGCTCCAGCTCCGCCTGGCGCTCGGTGAGCTGTATGTTGAGCTCGGTGAGCTGCGCGGCTGACTTCGCCTCCGCCTCGAACAGCTCTGCCCTGTGCTCCAGCTCCATCTCCCGGCGCTGGCTTTCCGCGAGCATCTCCGACTGCTCCTTGATCTGCTGCTGCTTGAGGTACAGATCCACGAACACGGCCACCTTCGACCGCAGCACGTCCGGATTGAAAGGCTTGAACACGTAGTCCACCGCGCCCATGGAATAGCCTTTGAAGACGTACGAGTCTTCCTTGTTGATCGCGCTGAGGAAGATGATCGGGATGTAGCGCGATTTCTCGCGCGACTTGATGATCTGCGCCGCGTCGAATCCGTTCATGTCGGGCATCTGCACGTCGAGCAGGATGGCGGCGAAATCATGCTGCAGGACGCACTTGAGCGCTTCTTCGCCGGAGTATGCCGAGATCAGCTTCTGACCAAGCGGCTCGAGTATCGCCTCGAGTGCGAGGAGATTCTCCGGCCGGTCGTCCACCAGCAGCAGTTTGACGCGACGATCCTCGGTCATCCCTTCACCTTCCTTTCCCCGCGCGATGACGCCGAAGCCGTGATCGAGACGAGATGTGCTGCTATCTCGTTCAGCGGCAGGACGTCCGCCTCGGGCACCAACAGCAGCGCCGCCGAGGGCATCGCCTTGCCCTCGGCCGTCGCCGGATCCTGTACCACCGCTCTACCCCCACGATCCACGATATGCCTCAGACCCCGCGCACCGTCGTCGTTCGCGCCCGTCAGCACGACACCGACTGTCGCGCCCGGGTATGCGTCGCCGGCCGAGACGAACGTCACGTCGATGGACGGGCGGCTGAACCGCACCATCGGATCAGTCGTGAGCGAGAGATAACCGTCATCCACCATCATATGGTAATTCGCCGGCGCGATGTAAATACTGCGCGGCTCGAGTGGCTCCTTGTCTTCGACGTCCACAACACGCAGCGGAGTCAGATCCTGCAGCAGGGAGGCCAGCAGATTGTCGGCGTGCCAGCTCCGGTGCTGCACCACAGCCAGCGGAACCGCGAAGTCGCCCGGGAGCCCCGCAACGAGCTGGCTCAGCGCCGTCAGTCCGCCCCACGACGCACCCACGACGACCAGCGAGATCTCGCTCACCGTGCCTTCCGGAAAATCTTCTCCGGCCCGTTGAACTGCTCGTAGCATTCCACCTTTGGCGAGAAGCGCAGGGATTCCTTGCTTCCAAGAACGAGAATGCCAAACATCGCCAGGCTGTCGTAGAAGAGACCATGCACCTTCGCCTGGAGCGTCTTGTCGAAATAGATGAGAACGTTCCGGCACAGGATGACGTTGAACTCCGCGAACGATCTGTCAGTTACCAGGTTGTGCAGCGAGAACACGACGTTCTTCGTCAGCGACGGGCTGAACAGCACGCCACCGTACTTGGCCACATAATAGTCCGAGAACGCCCGCTTCCCGCCAGCCGCGATGTAATTCTCCGTGTACTCCTGCATGCGGTCGAGAGGGAAAATCCCTTCCTTCGCCGTCTGCAGCACGACCTCGTTGATGTCCGTCGCGTAGATCCTGCACCGCTCGTACAGCCCTTCCTCCTGAAGCAGGATCGCCATCGAGTAGACTTCCTCGCCGGTCGCGCACCCCGCGTGCCACAGGCGTATGAACGGATAGGTTCGGAGGATGGGAATGACCCGCTCGCGGAACGCCCGGTAGAACGACGGGTCCCGGAACATCGCCGTCACGTTGATCGAGAGATCGAGCAGGAGGCGCTCCATTATCTGCGGCTCGTGCAGCACTCTCGCCTGCAGCTCGCTCACGTCATGCAGCCCTTCGGCCTCGATCCGCTTCCACAACCGCCGCCTGATCGAGGCGTAGGCATAGGAGCGGAAATCAAAGCCGTAGCTCCGGTAGATCCCCTCCAGCAGCAGCTCGATCTCAATGCGCTCGAGCTCGGGATCGTACCGCGACACAGCGGCCGCCGCGGACGGGACCGCGTCGTCTACCTGTACAGCCACACCCGCAACAGGGACAGTAGCTGCTCGGTATCAACGGGCTTCGTTATGTAGTCCGACGTCCCGGCAGCGATGCACTTCTCACGATCGCCCTTCATCGCCTTCGCCGTCAGCGCGATGATGGGCAGCGACTTGAACTCGGGCATTGCGCGAATCGCCCTCGTCGTTTCGTAGCCATCCATCTCCGGCATCATCACGTCCATCAGAATCACATCCACCCCCGGATCCTCCTTCAGCGCATCGAGAGCATCCTTCCCGTTCTCCGCAAATCTCACGTTCATTCCGTGCTCCTCGAGAACGCTCATGAGCGAGAAGATGTTACGCACGTCGTCGTCCACGATCAGCACCCGCTTTCCGGCGATCACCGCTTCGGCGTCATGCAGTTGCTCGAGCATTTTCCGCTTCTGCTCCGGCAGCTTCGCCTCCACCCTGTGAAGGAAAAGCGCGGTCTCGTCGAGCAGCCGCTCCGGTGAGCGCACGTCCTTCATGATGATCGTCTCCGCGTACTTCTTGATCTTCGTCTCCTCGGCCTGTGAGAGCTGCTTGCCCGTGTAGACGATGATCGGCAGGTCGGACTTCTTCGGATCCGACTTCACCTTCTCCAGGAAATCGAATCCGCTCATGTCCTTGAGCCCGAGGTCGAGCACCACGCAGTCGTAGTGCTTCGACAACGCCAGCTCGGCGAGCGCCTTCTCCGCCGAGTCAACCGCCGTGATCTCCACGTCCTCGTGGGCGATAAGCTCCACGATTGCCGTGCGCTGACCGTCATCGTCCTCCACCACCAGCAGGTGCTTGGGGATGTCGTCAATGAAGGTCGCGATCTTCGAGAACGCGTCGTCGAGCGCTTCCTTGCTCACCGGCTTCGCCAGGTACGCAATCGCGCCGGCCTTGAGACCCTGCTGCCGTCGCTCGATTCCGCTGATGATGTGCACCGGGATGTGCCGCGTCCTCGGATGGTGTTTGAGCCGCTCCAGCACTTTCCATCCGTCGAGCCCCGGCATGTCTATATCCAGCGTGATCGCGTCCGGCCGATACTCGTGCGCGGCCGCCAGACCGCTGTCGCCGTCGAGGCAGACGATTCCCTTGAATCCCTTGTCACGGGCCATGCCGAGAAGGATCTTCGCAAAATTTGCGTCGTTCTCCACGATCAGAACGGTGCGGTCGCCCAGTTCGATGCGCTCGTGATCATCCTCGACCACATACTGCGCCGCCCTTCTCTCCGGGACGCCTCCAAGCATGATCGGCGCCTTCGTCCCCTGAGACGGCATCGGCCGCCACGTCGGATTGGGTGTGATCCTCGGCGTACGCTGCTTATCGGGGATCCCGATGGCGGGAGATTTCCTCGCACGCATCGAATCCGCGTCCACGTAGCGCAGCGGCAGAAACAGCGTGAACGTGCTGCCCTTGCCCGGAACACTTTCCACGTGGATCTCGCCGCCAAGCAGTCGGGCGATCTCGCGGCTGATGGAAAGACCAAGCCCGGTGCCGCCAAACTTCCTGCTCGTCGTGCCGTCGGCCTGCTGGAACGCCTCGAAAATGAGACGCTGCTTGTCTACAGGGATTCCGGGACCCGTATCGGACACCGCGAACGCGACGACTCCGCTGCCGCTGTTCAGTGCCGGCTGCAGGAATCTCCGTTTCGGCTCGGCCTTGCGGACCGTCAGCGATACGCTGCCTTCGTTCGTGAACTTGAACGCGTTCGACAGGAGGTTCTTCAGCACCTGCTCGACCCGCTGTCCGTCGGTGTAGATCGTCGCCGGCACGTCGGGCTTCACTTCCACCGTGAATTGCAGCCCCTTCTGCTCCGCCACCGGGCGGAAGCTCCGCTCCAGCAATGCGTTCAGCTCGTTGACCGGGGTCTCCACCGGTGTCACTTCCATCTTCCCGGCCTCGACCTTCGACAGGTCGAGCACGTCGTTGATGAGAGACAGCAGGTCCGAGCCCGACGAATGAATCGTCTGCGTGTACTCGATCTGCTTCGACGTGAGGTTCCCGTCCTTGTTGTCCGTCAGCAGCTTCGAGAGAATGAGGAGGCTGTTGAGCGGAGTTCTCAACTCGTGTGACATGTTCGCGAGGAACTCCGACTTGTACTTCGAGCTCAGCGCCAGCTGCTCCGCTTTCTCTTCGAGAGCAAGACGCGACGCCTCCACCTCGTCGTTCTTCTGCTCCACCCTCCGGTTCTGCTCGGCGAGAAGTGATGCTTTCTCCTCGAGCTCCTCGTTGACCTGCTGCAGCTCCACCTGCTGGTCCCGCAGCAGCTCTTCCGAGCTCCGCAGCGACTTCGTCTGTGCCTCGAGCTCCGAGTTCGAGTGCTTGAGCTCGTCCTGCTGCTGCGTCAGCTCCTGCGACTGGCTCCGCAGCTCCTGCGTCAGCTGCTGCGACTGCTCGAGCAGCTCGCTCGTCCGCATGTTCGCGGAAATCACGTTGAGCACGACGCCGATGCTTTCCGCCAGCTGGTCAAGGAAGATCTGGTGGATCTGGCTGAACGGAAGGAACGACGCGAGCTCGACTACCGCCTTCACGTCCCCTTCGAACAGAATCGGCAGAACGAGAATGTTCCGCGGTGGCGCCTCACCGAGACCCGACGTGATCCTGATGTAATCGTCGGGGACGCTCGTGAGGAGAATCGGCTTCTTCTCCAGCGCCGCCTGTCCCACCAGGCCCTCGCCCAGATGGAACATGTTGCCGACATGCTTCCGTTCCTTGTACGCGTAGCTCGCGATCAGTTTGAGGACCGGGGCGCTCTCCTCGGTGTCCATGATGTAGAACGCGCCGTGGTGCGCCGAAACGAGCGGAGTGAGCTCGGACATGATGAGGCGCGACACCGCCTCGAGATCCTTCTGCCCCTGCATCATCCTCGAGAACTTCGCGAGGTTGGTCTTGAGCCAGTCCTGCTCGGTGTTCTTCTCCGTGGTCGCTTTCAGGTTCGCGATCATCTGGTTCAGGTTGTTCTTCAGCTCGTCAAGCTCGCCCGGCGTCTCGACGGTGATCTGACCCGACAGATCGCCCCGTGTCACCGCTGTCGCCACGTCGGCGATCGCTCGCACCTGCAGCGTGAGGCTGTTCGCCATCGCGTTCACGTTGTCCGTGAGCGCTCTCCACGTTCCCGCCGCGTCCGGCACTTCGGCCCGGCCGCCGAGCTTTCCTTCGGTTCCCACTTCCTTCGCCACGCGTGTCACTTCGTCGCCGAAGAGACGCAGCGAGTCCACCATCGCGTTGATCGTGTTCTTGAGCTCGAGAAACTCGCCTCGCACCTCGACGGTGATTTTCTGCGAAAGATCTCCGTTCGCCACCGCCGTCGTGACGAGCGCGATGTTGCGGATCT
This genomic interval carries:
- a CDS encoding 2-oxoglutarate dehydrogenase E1 component: MSSDPITSVFNDGYIAETYESYQRDPSSVEESWRQFFRFAEQLGGATSAAGGAPGAAAVKVDGDLLRKVAGAASLTDSIRAYGHLAAQIDPLGDRPRGTPELTPEFHGLTEADLQTIPGEALRASEPTAADFVNRLRSLYSGDIGFEFDHLGEAGEREWLREQIESGRLHQPLSADEKKAILRRLTEVDGLERFLGRVYQGYKRFSIEGTDMLVPMLDTAIESAAAAGASEVGIAMAHRGRINVLAHVLQKPYKTIFGEFEGRHAATNAESETGDVKYHLGFTAKRKVGDGEVTISLAPNPSHLEFANPVLQGVARARQTLLASDGERDESSAVPVMIHGDTAFPGEGVVAETFNMSRLRGYRVGGTLHIITNNQVGFTTDPIDARSTYYASDLAKGFEVPIVHVNAEDANTCVRVMQLGVEYRAKFGKDFLVDLVGYRRHGHNETDEPAFTQPAMYAQIKSHPSPREVWGQKLVEEGLVTAAEVKSLDAEIAASFEKIQRGASAGDGEITLPGEVVKPADAAEGAKTALRSEQLVAMNEQLLIWPQTFKPNSKLAKTLRRRRDAVGEAGGIDWGHAEALAFASLLVQGTSVRMSGQDVERGTFSHRQAVLHDAETGETYTPLQHLPEARGRFEIYNSPLSETAVLGFEYGFSMATRNALVLWEAQFGDFVNVAQPIIDQFIVSDRAKWGQDSSLVLLLPHGYEGQGPEHSSARLERFLQLCAENNMFVAYPSTPAQYYHILRRQMSESRRRPLVLMQPKSLLRLPEAASRLGDLADGGFQTVIDDAAVSGHREQVKRLVFCTGKIYYDLVVKRAPHVALVRVEQLYPWPHDEVAKIVDLYPAAAEVVWAQEEPKNMGAWTYVSPRLRVSTGNAVIVRYIGRPERASPAEGYSLAHKAEQERIVSEVVAPMEAPAGGRRRSAIASR
- a CDS encoding YMGG-like glycine zipper-containing protein, with protein sequence MKHLKALILVPAAILAVTACRPDDSRKVDDALNADLTLAAQARPYTAMDSISAMERAYAAQGLAPVGYAPNGSPVYSQPVRERVVYRDRPVYRSSTSSGTSSTARRTTRIKHTQRDAAIGAVTGAAIGAVTSRDKLKGAVVGGVAGAVLGGVIGNNVDITKR
- a CDS encoding ATP-binding protein, yielding MTEDRRVKLLLVDDRPENLLALEAILEPLGQKLISAYSGEEALKCVLQHDFAAILLDVQMPDMNGFDAAQIIKSREKSRYIPIIFLSAINKEDSYVFKGYSMGAVDYVFKPFNPDVLRSKVAVFVDLYLKQQQIKEQSEMLAESQRREMELEHRAELFEAEAKSAAQLTELNIQLTERQAELEQAMGVRNRFYASMSHELRTPINAVIGYSTLMIDNIYGPLNVKQREGLERTLRAARHLLELVNDVLDLSKIEAGKIELSLQQVNIPNLIEDLFVTVRPLADEHGTRLSFENPNEPLTVVTDPRRVRQILLNLLSNAIKFGMQKPIKVSCNRTEDGGVCIAVTDHGEGISKGDQSRIFEEFVQVSLTQQLGTGLGLPISRRLATLLDGSLDVESTPRVGSVFTLLLPAESQPLVYDSDEFGGPPAGQEMRVKGPENDAPNGSGGKSSEGVRVA
- a CDS encoding chemotaxis protein CheB gives rise to the protein MSEISLVVVGASWGGLTALSQLVAGLPGDFAVPLAVVQHRSWHADNLLASLLQDLTPLRVVDVEDKEPLEPRSIYIAPANYHMMVDDGYLSLTTDPMVRFSRPSIDVTFVSAGDAYPGATVGVVLTGANDDGARGLRHIVDRGGRAVVQDPATAEGKAMPSAALLLVPEADVLPLNEIAAHLVSITASASSRGERKVKG
- a CDS encoding protein-glutamate O-methyltransferase CheR; its protein translation is MAVQVDDAVPSAAAAVSRYDPELERIEIELLLEGIYRSYGFDFRSYAYASIRRRLWKRIEAEGLHDVSELQARVLHEPQIMERLLLDLSINVTAMFRDPSFYRAFRERVIPILRTYPFIRLWHAGCATGEEVYSMAILLQEEGLYERCRIYATDINEVVLQTAKEGIFPLDRMQEYTENYIAAGGKRAFSDYYVAKYGGVLFSPSLTKNVVFSLHNLVTDRSFAEFNVILCRNVLIYFDKTLQAKVHGLFYDSLAMFGILVLGSKESLRFSPKVECYEQFNGPEKIFRKAR
- a CDS encoding response regulator encodes the protein MEIGDTIDTQQQSEAPSRRSRKQPRSGVAATKPRRNGKGDDGDSSSGLAELLTALRDMRDGDFSVRLPGAADPLLDDIASAFNGIAERSERLAAESVRVSTTIGREGQMNERASIGRATGGWATITSSINALITDLVSPTSEVARVLTAVAEGDLQQKMTLVIDGKSVQGEFLRIGTTVNTLVDQLGAFASEVTRVAREVGTEGRLGGQANVPGVGGTWKDLTDNVNFMASNLTGQVRNIADVTTAVARGDLSRKITADAKGEILELKNTINTMVDQLSGFASEATRVAREVGTEGRLGGQANVPGVAGTWKDITDNVNTLADNLTSQVRNIADVTTAVAKGDLSRKITVEAKGETLELKNTINTMVDQLSGFASEVTRVAREVGTEGKLGGQAQVPGVAGTWKDLTDNVNFMASNLTGQVRNIADVTTAVAKGDLSRKITADAQGEVLELKSTINTMVDQLSAFAAEVTRVAKEVGTEGKLGGQAEVLGAGGTWKDLTDNVNAMASNLTGQIRNIADVTTAVAKGDLSRKITADAQGEVLELKSTINTMVDQLSVFAGEVTRVAREVGTEGRLGGQAQVPGVAGTWKDLTDNVNFMASNLTGQVRNIADVTTAVARGDLSRKMTVDVRGEILELKNTINIMVDQLSAFSSEVTRVAREVGTEGNLGGQAEVPGVAGTWKDLTDNVNTLAGNLTSQIRNIALVTTAVANGDLSQKITVEVRGEFLELKNTINAMVDSLRLFGDEVTRVAKEVGTEGKLGGRAEVPDAAGTWRALTDNVNAMANSLTLQVRAIADVATAVTRGDLSGQITVETPGELDELKNNLNQMIANLKATTEKNTEQDWLKTNLAKFSRMMQGQKDLEAVSRLIMSELTPLVSAHHGAFYIMDTEESAPVLKLIASYAYKERKHVGNMFHLGEGLVGQAALEKKPILLTSVPDDYIRITSGLGEAPPRNILVLPILFEGDVKAVVELASFLPFSQIHQIFLDQLAESIGVVLNVISANMRTSELLEQSQQLTQELRSQSQELTQQQDELKHSNSELEAQTKSLRSSEELLRDQQVELQQVNEELEEKASLLAEQNRRVEQKNDEVEASRLALEEKAEQLALSSKYKSEFLANMSHELRTPLNSLLILSKLLTDNKDGNLTSKQIEYTQTIHSSGSDLLSLINDVLDLSKVEAGKMEVTPVETPVNELNALLERSFRPVAEQKGLQFTVEVKPDVPATIYTDGQRVEQVLKNLLSNAFKFTNEGSVSLTVRKAEPKRRFLQPALNSGSGVVAFAVSDTGPGIPVDKQRLIFEAFQQADGTTSRKFGGTGLGLSISREIARLLGGEIHVESVPGKGSTFTLFLPLRYVDADSMRARKSPAIGIPDKQRTPRITPNPTWRPMPSQGTKAPIMLGGVPERRAAQYVVEDDHERIELGDRTVLIVENDANFAKILLGMARDKGFKGIVCLDGDSGLAAAHEYRPDAITLDIDMPGLDGWKVLERLKHHPRTRHIPVHIISGIERRQQGLKAGAIAYLAKPVSKEALDDAFSKIATFIDDIPKHLLVVEDDDGQRTAIVELIAHEDVEITAVDSAEKALAELALSKHYDCVVLDLGLKDMSGFDFLEKVKSDPKKSDLPIIVYTGKQLSQAEETKIKKYAETIIMKDVRSPERLLDETALFLHRVEAKLPEQKRKMLEQLHDAEAVIAGKRVLIVDDDVRNIFSLMSVLEEHGMNVRFAENGKDALDALKEDPGVDVILMDVMMPEMDGYETTRAIRAMPEFKSLPIIALTAKAMKGDREKCIAAGTSDYITKPVDTEQLLSLLRVWLYR